In the genome of Sphingomonas naphthae, one region contains:
- a CDS encoding cysteine desulfurase — protein sequence MSLDVATRPLDRLADFPAIPAGWAYLDTAATAQKPQVVVDAITRAYGETYATVHRGVYQRSADMTLAYEAARERVAGFIGAGSADEIVFVRGATEGINLVAYSWAANQLGPGNRILLSQLEHHSNIVPWQMIAAERGIAIDVAPLTADGRIDLDSVEAMLTPEHKLVALAHVSNVLGSVLDVARAAKAAHSVGAKLLVDGCQAVPRLPVDVGALGCDFYVFSGHKLYGPTGIGVLWARPEILAVMPPWQGGGSMIDRVSFSGTTFAPPPGRFEAGTPHIVGALGLHAAIDYVEGIGLEAIHAHETALVAQAREALSQINSVRLFGPEDAAGIVSFAIEGVHPHDIGTILDEGQVAIRAGHHCAQPLMEALGVAATARASFGVYNGPADIDALVKGIQRVTRIFG from the coding sequence ATGAGCCTCGATGTCGCGACCAGGCCCCTCGACCGCCTCGCCGATTTCCCGGCGATCCCGGCGGGCTGGGCCTATCTCGATACAGCCGCCACCGCGCAGAAGCCGCAGGTCGTCGTCGATGCCATCACCCGCGCCTATGGCGAGACCTACGCGACCGTCCATCGCGGCGTCTACCAACGCTCGGCCGACATGACGCTCGCCTATGAGGCGGCGCGCGAGCGGGTGGCGGGGTTCATCGGCGCGGGATCGGCCGACGAGATCGTGTTCGTGCGCGGCGCGACCGAGGGCATCAATCTGGTCGCCTATAGCTGGGCGGCCAACCAGCTCGGGCCGGGCAACCGCATCCTCCTCAGCCAGCTCGAACATCACAGCAATATCGTGCCTTGGCAGATGATCGCGGCCGAACGGGGCATCGCGATCGACGTGGCGCCGCTCACCGCCGACGGCCGGATCGATCTCGACTCGGTCGAGGCGATGCTGACCCCCGAACACAAGCTCGTCGCGCTGGCGCATGTTTCCAACGTGCTGGGTTCGGTGCTGGATGTCGCCCGCGCCGCGAAGGCGGCGCACAGTGTGGGCGCGAAACTGCTGGTCGATGGCTGTCAGGCCGTGCCGCGCCTGCCGGTCGACGTCGGCGCGCTGGGCTGCGATTTCTACGTCTTCTCCGGCCACAAGCTCTACGGCCCCACCGGCATCGGCGTGCTGTGGGCGCGGCCCGAGATCCTCGCGGTGATGCCGCCGTGGCAGGGCGGCGGGTCGATGATCGATCGGGTCAGCTTTTCCGGCACCACCTTCGCGCCCCCGCCGGGACGGTTCGAGGCGGGCACGCCGCACATCGTCGGCGCGCTCGGCCTCCATGCGGCGATCGATTATGTCGAGGGCATCGGGCTGGAGGCGATCCACGCGCACGAGACCGCGCTGGTCGCCCAGGCCCGCGAGGCGCTGTCGCAGATCAACAGCGTGCGTCTGTTCGGGCCGGAGGATGCCGCCGGGATCGTCTCCTTCGCGATCGAGGGGGTGCATCCGCACGACATCGGCACCATATTGGACGAGGGGCAGGTCGCGATCCGCGCCGGCCACCATTGCGCGCAGCCGCTGATGGAGGCGCTGGGCGTGGCGGCGACGGCGCGGGCGAGCTTCGGGGTCTATAACGGCCCGGCGGATATCGATGCGCTGGTCAAGGGCATCCAGCGCGTGACACGGATTTTCGGGTGA